One segment of Pseudomonas sp. FP2196 DNA contains the following:
- a CDS encoding efflux RND transporter permease subunit: MRFNLSEWALRNRQIILFLMLLLAIVGALSYTKLGQSEDPPFTFKAMVIQTRWPGATAQEVSRQVTERIEKKLMETGEYERIVSFSRPGESQVTFIARDSMHSNQIPDLWYQVRKKVSDIRQTLPPGIQGPFFNDEFGTTFGNIYALTGDGFDYAVLKDYADRIQIQLQRVKDVGKVDLLGLQDEKIWVELSNVKLATLGLPLAAVQQALEEQNAVSTAGFFETGSERLQLRVSGNFQTVDEIKNFPIRVGDRTFRISDVADVRRGFNDPPAPRMRFMAEDAIGLAVAMKDGGDILVLGRALEGEFSRIQKNLPAGMQLRKVSDQPAAVKTGVGEFVQVLVEALAIVLLVSFFSLGVRTGMVVALSIPLVLAMTFACMYYFGIGLHKISLGALVLALGLLVDDAIIAVEMMAIKMEQGFDRIKAASYAWTSTAFPMLTGTLITAAGFLPIATAQSGTGEYTRSIFQVVTIALLASWVAAVMFVPYLGERLLPDLAKIHAAKHGTGDGQPDPYGTPFYQRVRRLVEWCVVHRKTVIVLTVGLFIASVMLFRFVPQQFFPASNRLELMVDLKLAEGASLANTTGEVKRLEAMLKDHAGIDNYVAYVGTGSPRFYLPLDQQLPAASFAQFVVLAKNIEERETLRTWLISTLNEQFPALRSRVTRLENGPPVGYPVQFRVTGEHIEEVRALARKVAAKVRENPHVVNVHLDWEEPSKVVYLNIDQDRARALGVSTANLAKFLQSSLTGSSVSQYREDNELIEILLRGTVHERTELSLLPSLAVPTDNGRSVALSQVATLEYGFEEGVIWHRNRLPNVTVRADIYGKEQPATLVKQIMPTLDSIRAELPDGYLLDVGGTVEDSERGQKSVNAGVPMFIVVVLTLLMVQLRSFSRTAMVFLTAPLGLIGVVLFLMVFRQPFGFVAMLGTIALSGMIMRNSVILVDQIEQDIASGLRPWQAIIEATVRRFRPIVLTALAAVLAMIPLSRSVFFGPMAVAIMGGLIVATALTLLFLPALYAAWFRVRREG, encoded by the coding sequence ATGCGCTTCAACCTTTCCGAATGGGCGCTGCGTAATCGCCAGATCATATTGTTCCTGATGCTTTTGCTGGCCATCGTCGGTGCGTTGTCCTACACCAAACTCGGCCAGAGCGAAGACCCGCCGTTCACCTTCAAGGCCATGGTGATCCAGACTCGCTGGCCGGGCGCGACGGCTCAGGAAGTCTCGCGTCAGGTCACCGAGCGCATCGAAAAGAAACTCATGGAAACCGGCGAGTACGAACGCATCGTTTCGTTCTCTCGTCCCGGCGAATCCCAGGTCACGTTTATCGCCCGCGATTCGATGCACTCCAACCAGATCCCCGATCTCTGGTATCAGGTGCGCAAGAAGGTCAGCGACATCCGCCAGACCCTGCCGCCGGGGATTCAGGGGCCGTTTTTCAACGATGAATTCGGCACTACTTTCGGCAATATCTACGCGCTGACCGGCGACGGTTTTGACTACGCCGTGCTCAAGGATTATGCCGACCGCATCCAGATCCAGCTGCAACGGGTCAAGGATGTCGGCAAGGTCGATCTGTTGGGGTTGCAGGACGAGAAGATCTGGGTCGAGCTGTCCAACGTTAAACTCGCCACCCTCGGCTTGCCGCTGGCGGCAGTGCAGCAGGCGCTGGAAGAACAGAATGCGGTGTCTACGGCTGGGTTCTTTGAGACTGGCAGTGAGCGTTTGCAGTTACGGGTCTCGGGGAATTTCCAGACGGTCGACGAGATAAAGAACTTCCCGATCCGGGTCGGCGATCGTACGTTCCGCATCTCCGATGTCGCCGATGTGCGGCGCGGTTTCAACGATCCGCCGGCGCCGCGCATGCGCTTCATGGCTGAAGACGCGATTGGTCTGGCCGTGGCAATGAAGGACGGCGGCGACATTCTTGTGCTCGGCAGGGCATTGGAAGGCGAATTCTCACGCATCCAGAAGAACCTCCCGGCCGGCATGCAGTTGCGCAAGGTTTCTGACCAACCGGCAGCCGTGAAAACCGGCGTGGGCGAGTTCGTCCAGGTGCTGGTCGAGGCGCTGGCGATTGTGTTGCTGGTGAGCTTCTTTTCTCTCGGTGTGCGCACCGGCATGGTGGTGGCGCTGAGCATTCCTCTGGTGCTGGCGATGACCTTCGCCTGCATGTATTACTTCGGCATCGGTCTGCACAAAATTTCCCTCGGCGCGCTGGTGTTGGCGCTGGGCTTGCTGGTGGATGACGCGATCATCGCCGTGGAGATGATGGCGATCAAAATGGAGCAGGGCTTCGACCGCATCAAGGCCGCGAGCTACGCCTGGACCAGTACCGCGTTCCCGATGCTCACCGGTACGCTGATCACTGCCGCCGGTTTCCTGCCGATTGCCACGGCACAGTCCGGCACGGGCGAATACACCCGTTCGATCTTTCAGGTGGTGACCATCGCGCTGCTTGCTTCCTGGGTGGCGGCGGTGATGTTCGTGCCCTATCTGGGGGAGCGACTGCTGCCGGATCTGGCGAAAATTCACGCGGCCAAACACGGTACCGGCGACGGTCAGCCCGACCCTTATGGCACACCGTTCTATCAGCGGGTTCGTCGTTTGGTGGAATGGTGTGTGGTTCACCGTAAAACCGTCATTGTGCTGACCGTGGGGCTGTTTATCGCGTCGGTGATGCTGTTCCGCTTCGTGCCACAGCAGTTTTTTCCGGCCTCCAATCGGTTGGAGCTGATGGTCGATCTGAAACTGGCTGAAGGCGCTTCGCTGGCGAACACCACCGGTGAGGTCAAACGCCTGGAAGCGATGCTCAAGGATCACGCTGGCATCGACAACTATGTGGCCTATGTCGGCACCGGGTCGCCGCGTTTCTACCTGCCGCTGGATCAGCAATTGCCCGCGGCAAGTTTTGCCCAGTTCGTGGTGTTGGCGAAGAACATCGAGGAGCGTGAAACGCTGCGTACCTGGTTGATCAGCACGCTGAACGAGCAATTCCCGGCGTTGCGTTCACGAGTGACGCGTTTGGAAAACGGCCCGCCGGTTGGCTATCCGGTGCAGTTCCGCGTTACCGGTGAACACATCGAAGAAGTCCGCGCTCTGGCGCGCAAGGTCGCGGCCAAGGTTCGCGAGAATCCGCATGTGGTCAATGTGCATCTGGACTGGGAAGAGCCGAGCAAGGTTGTGTACTTGAACATTGATCAGGATCGCGCCCGGGCACTGGGGGTGAGCACTGCCAATCTGGCGAAATTCCTGCAGAGTTCGTTGACCGGGTCGAGTGTCAGTCAGTATCGCGAAGACAATGAGTTGATCGAGATTCTGCTGCGCGGCACGGTGCATGAGCGTACTGAATTGTCTTTGTTGCCGAGTCTGGCGGTGCCTACGGATAACGGCCGCAGTGTGGCGCTGTCGCAGGTCGCAACGCTGGAGTATGGCTTTGAGGAAGGCGTCATCTGGCATCGTAATCGGCTGCCGAACGTGACGGTGCGTGCCGATATTTATGGCAAGGAGCAGCCGGCGACGCTGGTGAAGCAGATCATGCCGACGCTGGATTCGATTCGCGCTGAATTGCCGGACGGGTATCTGCTGGATGTTGGTGGGACGGTGGAGGATTCGGAGCGTGGGCAGAAGTCGGTGAATGCCGGGGTGCCGATGTTCATCGTGGTGGTACTGACGTTGCTGATGGTGCAGTTGCGCAGTTTTTCGCGCACCGCGATGGTGTTTTTGACGGCTCCGTTGGGGTTGATCGGGGTGGTGCTGTTTTTGATGGTGTTCCGGCAGCCGTTCGGGTTTGTGGCGATGTTGGGGACGATCGCGCTGTCCGGGATGATCATGCGTAATTCGGTGATTCTGGTGGATCAGATCGAGCAGGATATTGCCTCTGGGCTCAGGCCTTGGCAGGCGATTATCGAGGCGACGGTGCGGCGTTTTCGGCCGATTGTGCTGACGGCGTTGGCGGCGGTGCTGGCGATGATTCCGTTGTCGCGCAGTGTGTTTTTTGGGCCGATGGCGGTGGCGATCATGGGCGGGTTGATTGTGGCTACGGCGCTGACGCTTTTGTTTTTGCCTGCTTTGTATGCGGCCTGGTTCAGGGTGCGTCGGGAGGGGTGA
- a CDS encoding YbaY family lipoprotein produces MKKLTIFAAAALLSACQSNTPAGKASLDGEVFYLQRIALPPSATLSVSLQDVSLADAPAVVLDEQKGPVKGQVPLPFHLSYDPAQVKPGHRYSVSARIEVNGELMFITTENHAVQLDGNDPQPLKIRVDAAR; encoded by the coding sequence ATGAAAAAACTGACCATTTTCGCTGCCGCTGCCCTGCTCAGTGCCTGCCAATCGAACACTCCCGCCGGTAAAGCCAGCCTCGACGGCGAGGTGTTCTACCTGCAACGCATCGCCCTGCCACCGAGCGCCACCCTGAGCGTGAGCCTGCAAGACGTGTCACTGGCCGATGCGCCAGCCGTGGTACTCGACGAACAGAAAGGCCCGGTCAAAGGCCAGGTGCCGCTGCCGTTCCACTTGAGCTACGATCCGGCCCAGGTCAAACCTGGCCATCGCTACTCGGTCAGCGCGCGCATTGAGGTCAACGGTGAGTTGATGTTCATCACCACCGAAAACCATGCCGTGCAACTCGACGGCAACGACCCGCAGCCGCTGAAAATCCGCGTCGACGCCGCTCGTTAA
- a CDS encoding TetR/AcrR family transcriptional regulator: MSNNLSAPNGPGRPKDLAKRQAILDAAKILFLSHGYANTSMDAVAAEAGVSKLTVYSHFNDKETLFSAAVVAKCEEQLPPLFFELPEGIAVENVLLNIARGFHHLINSDESVNLHRLIMALGSQDPKLSLIFFEAGPQRMVQGMERLLTRIHETGALSIDLPRNAAEHFFCLIKGAGNFRLLYGCGEPLTEEAAESHVQEVVALFMRAYRP, encoded by the coding sequence ATGTCGAACAATCTTTCAGCTCCAAACGGTCCGGGCCGCCCCAAGGATCTGGCCAAGCGCCAGGCAATCCTCGATGCGGCGAAAATTCTGTTTTTGAGTCATGGCTATGCCAACACCAGCATGGACGCGGTGGCCGCTGAGGCTGGCGTTTCGAAGTTGACGGTCTACAGCCATTTCAACGACAAGGAGACACTGTTCTCCGCCGCCGTGGTGGCCAAATGCGAGGAACAATTACCACCGCTGTTCTTCGAATTGCCCGAAGGGATTGCCGTGGAAAATGTGTTGCTGAACATTGCCCGGGGCTTTCATCACCTGATCAACAGCGATGAATCGGTGAATTTGCACCGCCTGATCATGGCGCTGGGCAGTCAGGACCCGAAGCTGTCGCTGATCTTCTTCGAAGCAGGTCCGCAGCGCATGGTGCAAGGGATGGAGCGGCTGTTGACGCGCATCCACGAGACCGGCGCGTTGAGCATCGATCTGCCGCGCAATGCCGCCGAGCATTTCTTTTGCCTGATCAAGGGCGCGGGGAATTTTCGTTTGTTGTATGGGTGTGGAGAGCCGTTGACTGAGGAGGCAGCGGAAAGCCATGTGCAGGAAGTTGTAGCGTTGTTTATGCGCGCCTATCGGCCCTGA
- a CDS encoding DUF4197 domain-containing protein: MLRPTLRFAGLCAGLMISASAMALSLSDLSQQDATGGLKDALTQGAQIAVKQLGTPGGFSNNPDVKIELPGKLGKAASKMKAFGMGAQVEELETAMNKAAESAVTQAQPILVDAVKKMSVADAKGILSGGNDSATQYLDKSSREQIRAKFLPIVKQATDKVGVAQKYNAFAGQAATFGVVDAKSANVENYVTEQALNGLFEMIGKQEETIRQNPAAAATSLAKKVFGTL, translated from the coding sequence ATGCTCCGCCCTACCCTTCGCTTCGCCGGCCTGTGCGCGGGCCTGATGATCTCCGCCAGCGCCATGGCACTGTCGCTCAGCGACCTGTCACAACAAGACGCCACCGGCGGCCTCAAGGACGCCCTGACCCAAGGCGCGCAAATCGCCGTCAAACAACTCGGCACCCCTGGCGGTTTCAGCAATAACCCGGACGTAAAAATTGAACTGCCGGGCAAACTCGGTAAAGCCGCCAGCAAGATGAAAGCCTTTGGCATGGGCGCCCAGGTCGAAGAACTGGAAACCGCGATGAACAAAGCCGCGGAAAGCGCCGTGACCCAGGCTCAGCCAATCCTCGTCGACGCTGTGAAGAAAATGAGCGTGGCCGACGCCAAAGGCATCCTCAGCGGCGGCAACGACTCGGCCACCCAATACCTGGACAAATCCAGCCGCGAACAGATCCGCGCCAAGTTCCTGCCCATCGTCAAACAAGCTACCGACAAGGTTGGCGTAGCGCAGAAATACAACGCCTTCGCCGGCCAGGCTGCGACCTTCGGCGTGGTAGACGCTAAGAGCGCCAACGTCGAAAACTACGTCACCGAACAAGCACTCAATGGCCTGTTCGAAATGATCGGCAAACAGGAAGAAACCATTCGCCAGAACCCGGCTGCTGCGGCGACGAGTCTGGCGAAGAAGGTGTTCGGGACGTTGTAA
- a CDS encoding efflux RND transporter periplasmic adaptor subunit: MFRHALHLTWPFALPVTLAFLLSACGQEAAVQVAVRPAMVVQPEPSAQAMESYPGEVRARYEPDLAFRIGGKVSRRLVDEGQRVKADQPLAELDPQDVRLQLEATRAQVAAAEANLNLVRAERDRYKTLMDRQMVSRSAYDNAENLYRSGEARLKQIKAEFNVSTNQASYAVLRAPQDGVVAKRSVEVGQVVAAGQTVFTLATDGEREVLISLPEQSFGRFKVGQPVTVELWTQQNQRFAGQIRELSPAADPKSRTFAARISFTSGKVPAELGQSARVFVQSTDVVPLSVPLSALTAENGATYVWVVNTDNTLKKTPVRVGPFGEKTVPVLEGLKASDWVVAAGVHVLLEGQQVRPVDRSNRVVNLADKE, translated from the coding sequence ATGTTCCGCCATGCACTGCACCTCACGTGGCCATTTGCATTGCCAGTCACTCTGGCTTTTTTATTGTCCGCGTGTGGCCAGGAAGCGGCGGTACAAGTTGCCGTACGACCGGCCATGGTGGTCCAGCCAGAGCCTTCGGCACAGGCAATGGAAAGTTATCCGGGTGAAGTTCGCGCGCGTTATGAACCTGATCTGGCGTTCCGCATCGGCGGTAAAGTCAGCCGACGACTGGTCGATGAGGGCCAACGGGTGAAGGCTGATCAGCCGCTCGCTGAACTCGATCCGCAAGACGTGCGCCTGCAATTGGAAGCCACTCGCGCGCAAGTCGCCGCCGCCGAAGCTAACTTGAATCTGGTACGCGCCGAGCGTGATCGCTACAAGACCCTGATGGACCGGCAGATGGTCAGTCGCTCGGCCTATGACAATGCCGAAAACCTCTATCGCTCCGGCGAAGCACGCCTCAAGCAGATCAAAGCCGAATTCAACGTCTCGACCAACCAGGCCAGTTACGCCGTGTTGCGTGCGCCCCAGGACGGTGTGGTCGCCAAGCGTTCGGTGGAAGTCGGGCAAGTGGTGGCCGCCGGACAAACCGTGTTCACCCTCGCCACTGATGGTGAGCGTGAAGTGCTGATCAGCCTGCCCGAGCAAAGTTTCGGCCGCTTCAAGGTTGGTCAGCCGGTGACCGTCGAACTCTGGACTCAGCAGAACCAGCGCTTCGCCGGACAGATTCGCGAGCTGTCGCCGGCGGCCGATCCGAAATCCCGTACCTTCGCCGCGCGCATTTCTTTCACCAGCGGCAAAGTACCGGCTGAACTTGGCCAGAGCGCCCGGGTATTTGTGCAGTCCACCGATGTCGTACCGCTGTCGGTACCGCTTTCGGCGCTGACAGCGGAAAACGGCGCGACCTACGTCTGGGTCGTCAACACCGACAACACGCTGAAGAAGACCCCGGTGCGCGTCGGCCCGTTCGGCGAGAAAACCGTACCGGTGCTCGAAGGCTTGAAGGCCAGTGATTGGGTGGTCGCCGCCGGCGTTCATGTGCTGCTCGAAGGGCAGCAGGTGCGTCCGGTGGATCGCTCCAACCGTGTGGTCAATCTGGCGGACAAGGAGTAA
- a CDS encoding class I SAM-dependent methyltransferase gives MIEQPAACRIHVQALGPTFEAQAKQWAERLGLPLQVADGEFALQVGEQGLQLQQLGPDAPGPVRVDFVEGGAAHRRLYGGGSGQMIAKAVGIAQGVRPRVLDATAGLGKDAFVLASLGCEMSLIERQPLIGALLEDGLARAGEDFDVAPIVARMKLLKGNSIEVMRNWEGEPPQVIYLDPMFPHREKTALVKKEMRLFRPLVGDDPDAPALLEAALALATHRVVVKRPRKAPCIDGPKPSHALDGKSSRYDIYPKKALKA, from the coding sequence ATGATTGAGCAACCCGCGGCCTGCCGCATCCATGTCCAGGCCCTTGGCCCGACGTTTGAAGCGCAAGCCAAGCAGTGGGCCGAACGCTTGGGCCTGCCACTGCAGGTGGCTGACGGCGAGTTCGCCTTGCAGGTCGGCGAGCAGGGTTTGCAGCTGCAACAGCTGGGGCCTGATGCGCCGGGGCCAGTGCGGGTGGACTTCGTCGAGGGCGGCGCGGCGCATCGTCGTTTGTACGGCGGCGGCAGCGGGCAGATGATCGCCAAGGCTGTCGGCATTGCCCAAGGCGTGCGCCCGCGAGTGCTGGATGCCACGGCGGGGCTGGGCAAGGATGCATTCGTGCTGGCGAGTCTGGGCTGCGAGATGAGCCTGATCGAGCGTCAGCCACTGATCGGCGCATTGCTGGAGGATGGTCTGGCGCGTGCGGGGGAAGATTTCGACGTGGCGCCGATCGTGGCGCGGATGAAATTGCTCAAGGGCAACTCCATCGAAGTCATGCGCAACTGGGAAGGTGAGCCGCCGCAGGTGATCTACCTCGACCCGATGTTTCCCCATCGCGAGAAGACTGCGCTGGTGAAGAAGGAAATGCGCCTGTTCCGGCCGCTGGTGGGCGATGATCCGGATGCGCCGGCGTTGCTTGAAGCGGCGCTGGCCTTGGCGACGCACCGGGTGGTGGTCAAGCGACCGCGCAAGGCGCCGTGCATTGACGGGCCGAAACCGAGTCATGCGCTGGATGGCAAGTCCAGCCGGTATGACATTTACCCAAAGAAGGCTCTCAAGGCCTGA